NNNNNNNNNNNNNNNNNNNNNNNNNNNNNNNNNNNNNNNNNNNNNNNNNNNNNNNNNNNNNNNNNNNNNNNNNNNNNNNNNNNNNNNNNNNNNNNNNNNNNNNNNNNNNNNNNNNNNNNNNNNNNNNNNNNNNNNNNNNNNNNNNNNNNNNNNNNNNNNNNNNNNNNNNNNNNNNNNNNNNNNNNNNNNNNNNNNNNNNNNNNNNNNNNNNNNNNNNNNNNNNNNNNNNNNNNNNNNNNNNNNNNNNNNNNNNNNNNNNNNNNNNNNNNNNNNNNNNNNNNNNNNNNNNNNNNNNNNNNNNNNNNNNNNNNNNNNNNNNNNNNNNNNNNNNNNNNNNNNNNNNNNNNNNNNNNNNNNNNNNNNNNNNNNNNNNNNNNNNNNNNNNNNNNNNNNNNNNNNNNNNNNNNNNNNNNNNNNNNNNNNNNNNNNNNNNNNNNNNNNNNNNNNNNNNNNNNNNNNNNNNNNNNNNNNNNNNNNNNNNNNNNNNNNNNNNNNNNNNNNNNNNNNNNNNNNNNNNNNNNNNNNNNNNNNNNNNNNNNNNNNNNNNNNNNNNNNNNNNNNNNNNNNNNNNNNNNNNNNNNNNNNNNNNNNNNNNNNNNNNNNNNNNNNNNNNNNNNNNNNNNNNNNNNNNNNNNNNNNNNNNNNNNNNNNNNNNNNNNNNNNNNNNNNNNNNNNNNNNNNNNNNNNNNNNNNNNNNNNNNNNNNNNNNNNNNNNNNNNNNNNNNNNNNNNNNNNNNNNNNNNNNNNNNNNNNNNNNNNNNNNNNNNNNNNNNNNNNNNNNNNNNNNNNNNNNNNNNNNNNNNNNNNNNNNNNNNNNNNNNNNNNNNNNNNNNNNNNNNNNNNNNNNNNNNNNNNNNNNNNNNNNNNNNNNNNNNNNNNNNNNNNNNNNNNNNNNNNNNNNNNNNNNNNNNNNNNNNNNNNNNNNNNNNNNNNNNNNNNNNNNNNNNNNNNNNNNNNNNNNNNNNNNNNNNNNNNNNNNNNNNNNNNNNNNNNNNNNNNNNNNNNNNNNNNNNNNNNNNNNNNNNNNNNNNNNNNNNNNNNNNNNNNNNNNNNNNNNNNNNNNNNNNNNNNNNNNNNNNNNNNNNNNNNNNNNNNNNNNNNNNNNNNNNNNNNNNNNNNNNNNNNNNNNNNNNNNNNNNNNNNNNNNNNNNNNNNNNNNNNNNNNNNNNNNNNNNNNNNNNNNNNNNNNNNNNNNNNNNNNNNNNNNNNNNNNNNNNNNNNNNNNNNNNNNNNNNNNNNNNNNNNNNNNNNNNNNNNNNNNNNNNNNNNNNNNNNNNNNNNNNNNNNNNNNNNNNNNNNNNNNNNNNNNNNNNNNNNNNNNNNNNNNNNNNNNNNNNNNNNNNNNNNNNNNNNNNNNNNNNNNNNNNNNNNNNNNNNNNNNNNNNNNNNNNNNNNNNNNNNNNNNNNNNNNNNNNNNNNNNNNNNNNNNNNNNNNNNNNNNNNNNNNNNNNNNNNNNNNNNNNNNNNNNNNNNNNNNNNNNNNNNNNNNNNNNNNNNNNNNNNNNNNNNNNNNNNNNNNNNNNNNNNNNNNNNNNNNNNNNNNNNNNNNNNNNNNNNNNNNNNNNNNNNNNNNNNNNNNNNNNNNNNNNNNNNNNNNNNNNNNNNNNNNNNNNNNNNNNNNNNNNNNNNNNNNNNNNNNNNNNNNNNNNNNNNNNNNNNNNNNNNNNNNNNNNNNNNNNNNNNNNNNNNNNNNNNNNNNNNNNNNNNNNNNNNNNNNNNNNNNNNNNNNNNNNNNNNNNNNNNNNNNNNNNNNNNNNNNNNNNNNNNNNNNNNNNNNNNNNNNNNNNNNNNNNNNNNNNNNNNNNNNNNNNNNNNNNNNNNNNNNNNNNNNNNNNNNNNNNNNNNNNNNNNNNNNNNNNNNNNNNNNNNNNNNNNNNNNNNNNNNNNNNNNNNNNNNNNNNNNNNNNNNNNNNNNNNNNNNNNNNNNNNNNNNNNNNNNNNNNNNNNNNNNNNNNNNNNNNNNNNNNNNNNNNNNNNNNNNNNNNNNNNNNNNNNNNNNNNNNNNNNNNNNNNNNNNNNNNNNNNNNNNNNNNNNNNNNNNNNNNNNNNNNNNNNNNNNNNNNNNNNNNNNNNNNNNNNNNNNNNNNNNNNNNNNNNNNNNNNNNNNNNNNNNNNNNNNNNNNNNNNNNNNNNNNNNNNNNNNNNNNNNNNNNNNNNNNNNNNNNNNNNNNNNNNNNNNNNNNNNNNNNNNNNNNNNNNNNNNNNNNNNNNNNNNNNNNNNNNNNNNNNNNNNNNNNNNNNNNNNNNNNNNNNNNNNNNNNNNNNNNNNNNNNNNNNNNNNNNNNNNNNNNNNNNNNNNNNNNNNNNNNNNNNNNNNNNNNNNNNNNNNNNNNNNNNNNNNNNNNNNNNNNNNNNNNNNNNNNNNNNNNNNNNNNNNNNNNNNNNNNNNNNNNNNNNNNNNNNNNNNNNNNNNNNNNNNNNNNNNNNNNNNNNNNNNNNNNNNNNNNNNNNNNNNNNNNNNNNNNNNNNNNNNNNNNNNNNNNNNNNNNNNNNNNNNNNNNNNNNNNNNNNNNNNNNNNNNNNNNNNNNNNNNNNNNNNNNNNNNNNNNNNNNNNNNNNNNNNNNNNNNNNNNNNNNNNNNNNNNNNNNNNNNNNNNNNNNNNNNNNNNNNNNNNNNNNNNNNNNNNNNNNNNNNNNNNNNNNNNNNNNNNNNNNNNNNNNNNNNNNNNNNNNNNNNNNNNNNNNNNNNNNNNNNNNNNNNNNNNNNNNNNNNNNNNNNNNNNNNNNNNgtatatatacgtatatatatatatataaattctacaATGACTGATATCAATGGCCCTTCGAATGTTTTCTACAAATAATTTGACACTTAAGTGAGTGAATCTTTCCCCTTTTGTTCCATTCCTCTATCACTCTGAAGCAGGGAACTATATCAAATggctaagaaatgataaaatatagaCTAGATGAAGCTTGATTACTTTTAAGCAAACTGTGAAGACTTAGAAAACAGAGTACATGCCTTGCCAGAAAGCAGTCCTCAATTTTCCCTTCCAAATCAAATATTAGGGGAAGGCTCCTGAAGAcatcatttcttattttgttggGTAAAAAAATAGGTCAAGTAATTTAAACCGGTCCGTTGCTATTATAATTCTGACATTGCCATTGTGGTTTCTCttctgggaggaaaaaaagaaaaacagaacagaGGATAATGGTGGTTCACTAGTTCAGTCATTCGATGTGCTACCTATTGTTCCCTGGGCTGAGGCTTAGCTTTTACCCAGCATTGGAGCTCCGATTTTGATGATAGTGGTACTGTACTGCAATGAATAAATACCATCTCTGAAGCTATGTGTAACACCTCTTTTGTGTTAACAAAACAATACCCTGGGAGAGCATGTGAGAATctgaagaaaaaaggggaaaagaaaaagaaaaaggaaaagaaaaaaaaaaattttttgcccATGGCCCTAGCCCTAAATTCCTTgaattcttaattgttttttttcctttcttttgggggagattttcattctttcttttttcttcttttgtgtgtgtgtgtgtgtgtgtgtgtgtgtgtgtgtgtgtgtgtgtgtgcagacaATGTTATCTGCCaagtttattttaaagtaaattttactGAATCAATTAGACAGCTACACTCCTGCTCATTAAAGATCCCATGGCACTTTTCACAAGAGTAGAGCTAGTGGGCTTGGTCAAATTCCAATTTAGGTAATTGCATTCTGCATACCTAAATTCTCCCCCCAGTGTCCCATTGAAGGCATTATTATTCAATCCTGCCCTGAAATGAAGACATTCGGATCCCATGGAGAGGATGCAGAGCAGTTGTCCCAACTCCACCAGGGTTGGCATTTCCGTTGTCCCTTATTACAAAGCTCCAGCATGGCAGAGTGATCATGGGAAACACCCTTTCTTGCAGTTGTTCAAAGCATGGCAGCCATGGTGTCTTTTTCAATAAGGGCAAGAGGCAAGTCAGAGCTTTTTCACCAAATCGTCTGAGGTGCCCTTGGACGAGGAAGAAGACTCCTCCCTTTTCCCGGAGGGATTTCTGTTCTAGAACCTTCTCAGGCCCCAGCTGAAGGGAGGTTTTCCGCTGAAATGTCTGGCTTCTGCCTCACAATTGAAATCCGACAGTGTGAAGGAACAGCGAGGGTCCCTTCGTTCTTCAAGAAAGCGTTTCTTGCCTTTCCCAGCATCTTCCACAAGGGGGCGAAAACACCCAATGGATTCGGCCCCGGGAAGTTTACATTTCAAAGCCGGCCACCCATAATAGATTAGTGGATTAATATTTTGCTCTAAAGGATCTGGCCTTTAATGTTGACATCAATTTATATCTATCCCAGGCTTTTACAGTAGTAAAAGTCATGGAGACCATAAACTTCACAATAGATGTCAGCCTTTTTTCTACTTCGGCTCTGCAGCGCACCCCATAAACAGCACTGATTAGGTAACTGTTCTTAAAAGACCCATCCATAGCTGTAACATCTTTATCAGCCTCCGCAAAGAGGCTGCCACTGGTGTTTTATCAGCCACCAGACAGTGATACCATTTTTATTAATGAGGCCCTATTTTTCTTACATGTGTTTATTACGCTGGGCTGTTGTTTATCATTGATCTCTCCTTGCAAATAAAGTGAAGACTGTCTATTTATGGACATGGTGGAAATGAACTAAAGCTCTCCTATAGCATATTAGAACTTTTTGACAAACAGCCAAAGTACGGAGGTCAAGTTTCCCCATATGCTCTAAGCAACTTAGTAGGAAGCAAGACCACAAAAGATTTTGCAAATGTCTGCCAGTAGCCTGGTAAACTAGGTCACTGTACAGGTTTCATTAATCAGGTTGTTCAAACAAGGAGTTATTTTTCTCTGCTTAAGAGCACTACAGATATCAAATAGAATCCAGCCAATTGTTGACCAGAGGATagttttaatgaagaaaaaaaaaaaacagattcattcaagagagaggaaaaattagCATTTTTACCAAAGAGAAATTTTTGCTTTTAACCTAGTTCTTGTGTTTGATTTGCCTGCTCTGGCAAGAACAGACTCAAGGATCTAATAATAGCCCTTTGCCATCTCTGCATCTATACATGCATGGTACCAGCATTCTCAGGAACAGGAGGAATTCAGTGATAGAGCAGGTGTTGTGACAATTCCCTGGCTTAGTAAatggtgggatgggggagggggaagagggaagagggggtggggaatagaaaaggaaattgtttttctacttttccccatGCAAAAACAATGCTTCcaaaagctttcttttcttttcttttctttttttttttctggcacaaGTGAAAAAGAGCTAGACTACAGCAAAGGATTTGGATATTAATATGCATGCAAATATATTTTCCACTTGAGCCTCTGAAACAAACTTACTGTGAAAATGCTTAGCTTGGAAGATTTAGTGCTGATTGCAGATGTAGTATTGACATGCTGGAGTGAAGGAAAATTTCAGTTTAACTAACTATTtattaaagtagaaaaatgtggATCAGCAGATACTGATGACTTATGGGGGGGTGCAAAAAGGGACTTGCACATTGCAGAGTACTCAAAGTACTTAAATGGGAAATGTAGAACAAGTTTTTAATGAAGCATCAACTACACGTATAAAAAAATTCAATGGAATGTTTGGCTTTACCTTATACATTCAACCTTCCAATCGAAGTTTTTTGGCTTTAGCACAGGATGTCATGTAATGAATTATGCCCATCTCTAAAACTGTAATTTGtcagaattgatacaaatataagTTAAATGGGTCTTGATGCTAGATACATTGTAATATAACACTTCACCAACACCTCCCTACTTCCATTCCCACCTCTAAGCAGTCTTAAAAAGTTGATTTGGGGATTGAAGAGTCTACTTGTTAAAACAGactaaattctactttttaaatattaatagtaCGTTTTTCCCAAGCCTTTACCACTTTCCAAAAggttaagtaaaaataaaagttctaCATCCTTTTGTGAATTTAGGTGTGTTGATTTTATAAACACAAGGAAGTCATGGAAACATTAAagggaaaacaaagcaaaattctTTTTCCCACCAACTGAGTTAATTTGAGATAGCAACAATATTACCTTTcccccagtttcttttttttacaagGTAAAATCTGCAGCCCCTGTAATATAGTTATATTCTCCTTTCATTACACACCTAAGTAAAATTTCAATTACTTTTTACCTCTGGTGCTTGTCagtcatccaaaaaaaaaatctttggaactCAAGGTACAGAAGTTTAGAAGAAATActgagtggggggtgggggtaggggcgAAGTAGAGGTAGAGAGTGATAGAATTTAATTACTTTTGAATGGAACCTggttaaatgaaaatttaagtcTCATTAATAGAATAAGAAgactctaataaaaaaaaagtgaggtttctttctttttttggcaatGACTACAAACCAGTCAGAAACCCTTTCTGGACTGGAAATTACATGCCGCTCCATTTTTCTGGAGAAAACCTAGTTATGTCACTAAAGAGAAATGTCTGTTATCTTTTTTACAGGGCACCCCAAAGCAGTATTATTGATcaagctataaaatgagaaaacaagttTCAGTGTAAATGAAACAGcataagattaaaatttaataaaacttGCAGGCTTAGTTCTTTGAATGTGttggcaaatgaaaaaaaaaagttgctctGACAACTTTGCAGTTTGGAATTAACCCACACCAATGTTCCAATGATAACAATGTGGTGTGGTGCCAGTTGTGGTTAAATCCTAcaccctcccctttccccccctccctcctccttaaGCTCACCATGACCTGCATTGGTGCCATGTAATTTCTCCTTTGGAATGTTTGTTCTCATCAACAGCTTATTGTTAAAGTGGTCCACTGTGGGGGAAGTGGGGGGTGGAAGAGGGAAGCAGGAGGGGGAGATGGAGACTAAAGGACCAACCAAAAAATCCAAATGATAAAACACCCCACACTTTATAAATGACttctagaaaaaatgaaatatttcttaactttttattGACATTggcaaattaaaatagaataaattaacaagtattttttcaaaaaaatgttttgtacaaaaatactgtCAAAATTTCCTAAAAAGCTTTCAACACAGTAGTATCTTTTTCATGTACTGAATAAACTATTAGCACAGTGTCAAAAATGTtgaagacagaaacaaaataaaaatctgtgAAATGTTGCCACTGACTACATTCCACACCATATTATTGTCTGTACATATGGGGGAGGGGGATGGGTAGCAGACTTTAAAGTAACAGTATTACTTTTCCTGATCCAGAATGGTTTGGCCCACATCTGTTTAAACTTCCAGtttagcatatttttaaaattagtctgTACTCCAATGCATAGTTAAAAATGAAGCGAGATGGCAGCGTTTGTGCAGTAATATCTGCCCTTCAAAGTTCATGCAACCAACTAATGCAATTTTTCCTTCCACTCATAATTTGAATGCAGTTCAGTCATTTGAAACCATCTACAAAATCCACAAGATTAAGCAGTTTGCCAAGATTAATATCTAACAGTTGAACACTGTAGAAATTAAGTgaggaaataaggagaaaaaacagaaaagagaccGAGTTAGCTAGATATTACTACTACATAAGGGAGGTGAATGTCAaggctacaaaaaaaaaacaaaaacagaaaaacaaataacaaaaagtggcagcaattttcttttaaaccaattTGTACAAGTTTTATAGTTTACTCTGTTTTCCAAGTTCTCAAACCGTTCAAGATCTGAAAAGAGAGATACTGTGTCTAAGGGAATGTCTTTAATTCACACCGAAAAAGTCGggatctgttttcttttgttgttgtggttgtggtggtggttgtggtggtggttgttgttgctTAAATTAAGTCAGCAGCTCACTCTGCTAGGCTGCTGTTTGCACACGAAGTCCGTCATAAAATCAAACTCGTTTTGTCCCAGCCAGAGTTCAGGCAGCTCCTTGATGCGGTCCAAACCCATTTCTATCACTAAGGACATGAGCACTTCCTCGTCTATGAAGTCAGTGTCTATGACATTGGGAGGCAGCATCGCAGCGGGGACGTGGGGAACCGAGGAAGGcatgttgctgctgctgttgctgctgctaccGCCGCTGTTGCCGCTGCTACTGCTGTGCTTTGGGTTGCAATCTCTGAAATGCTGGTTCGTCCCGTTCATCTGGTGGCTTGCAGGGTGCAAATCCGGCATATAGTGGTTGTGGGGATAAGGGTGATGGTTGAAATACTGGTTGTTTAGCTTCTGCAGCTGCATGCTGGCCGGTAAGGAGCCTCCCTGGCTGGCGACTGGGGGCCCCATGAACTGGGAGTTGTTAAATCTGGCCGTGGGGGGCATGGTGCTGGGGGGGTGCCCTCCATTCACAGTCCCTGGCCCCATCGCATGTCTGATCCCGCTAGTGGCATTCATATTCCCAGCGCCATAGTGTATATGCTCGCCCATTAAGGCATTGAAGgcgtgttgttgttgttgctggtggtggtgatgggggcTTGGAAACTGACCCATTCCCATCCGGTGAGCAGGGTGGTGATGCAGCCCGTTGGTGCCATCGGGGAAGCGCCCGTGGTTCATGGCCATCATGTGGTCAGCCATTTCCAACcctgaaagttaaaaaaaaatacagaaaagatgTATAAATCCCCACCACACGTGTCTCCAAGCTCGCACACCCCGCTCCCTTGCCTCCTAGCTTCTGCCCCCAAACAGAGCTCGCAGCCGCCCTCCGCACACTGAACCGAAGGGTCCAAGTCCGCAGAGCAAACGCCTGCCGTCGCCTCTCCTGCCCCATCTGCCCCACTTCCTAACTCCCGCAGACCTGCCACCCAGAAAAGTGCCCGACGCTGCAGAACCCGTCCCTTTTCCCGCAGGGAAGCACGCCCAGCGGTGCCCCCCAAACGTCCCCCCAATGTGCACcaaatgggggaggagggaggctaattcaccacaaaaacaaaacaaaaagcaaaaacagggCAGTGGGGGGACGAGAGCCGACACCCCTGAGGAGGCTAATAAAGGAAGTCTCCTTGAGCCCCGCCACGAGAACTTTTAGAATGAAATCCACCCTACCCATCCTGTTATTTCCCTTGCACAGGCTACCACTCTTCCTGAAGGCAAACCCTCTAAGTTGCAAGAGATTCGCCGGCAACACTTACCTTCTCCGGTCTTTGCTCTTTCTGCTCGCAAGGTTGTTGGTAAAATCGCTCAGTTTAAAATCCGCCCAGCTGCATATAGAGTATTTTCCTGGTTTCTTCTGAGGTTGGTTACGTGGTATTATTACTGTCGTCTTGTGGCTGCTGCTGTAGCTGTTGCTGCGCCTGAAGACCCAAgcccctttctctttttatttcccccTTGCCTTCCCCTTACTCCTCAGCGAGGCTCATCAGCATTTGCCAACAATGAGCTATGTTTCTTACAGCTTTGGCCACAGTTAATATAGGATTTCAGGAAGGGAGGAGCAAAACCCTCACAGGCAATCAAAACGAAAACCTGGAGTTCAGGCTGGCGCGGCGCAGACTCAACTGGAAGGGATCCAGGTAGTCCAGTCCCCCACTGCAGGGCGGCACGTGTGGGGGATGTTGCTGGCTAGGGCCCCGCCTGCGGAGCGGTGCGCCCGGGTGGCAAAGGAAAGGGGGCTGCCTTTCTTTCTCACCCCCCAATGCGCCCCTACCTCAAACCTCCTCTTGCTCTCACCCCTCCCGCCCCACGCAGAGAATAATGCACCCCAAGACTCCCAACCTGGGAAGCGGAGACCGAGCCTGCCCCGGAGAGATAGCAAAGGGAGAGGACGCACCCAACCCCCCAGAGCTCTAAGGGTGGGGGAGGTCTCCAGCTGTTATCTCCCCAGACCCCACGACCTAACCACCTTTCTAGCCCTCCCTCACCTAGCAGCTTGGGAATGCCACCTACAGAATAAGAAGAGGAAGAGTGTGTCTATGacggggtggtggtgggggtcgGGTCAGCTTTCCGCCGCCCGCACTCTGCCTCCCTCCGGGATGCAGTTCTGCAACCTTGCCCCCGCTCTCTCCTCCCTGCTTCTTTCGCCGTTTAGAAGAATGGCTGCGCTCCTCGGAGTGCCTTTGAAAGCGCCTGGCAGAAGAATGCCCACACCCCCAAGGAGCCCTTCCCGGGGTTTGCTTTGTGTTACTGGGGAGCTGTGTACTGGAtagaccttttcttttttccccctcttccttttccccctttttgctTTCAAGGGCAGGAAGGTGGTggtgtggggggaagggagaaaaggggggaaagcGGCAGCTGTTGCAGGTGGACCAACTGCGGCTAGGCAGGCATGTAAACCGGGCTCCGCCAGCCGGACTCCCCTCTCGCGCACAGCCCGGGAGATCCGATCCGCGCTTTCAGTGTCACTCTCAGTTCCTCCCGTGGTACGTGTGCTTTTGCTAAGTTTGCGTTTGCTGCTCCTGGTAGCTTTGGCATCCGAGCTGAGGCGTCTCTGCTCTGTAAACAAACTCAGCGATCCTAGTCCCCAGATCCACCTTTTTGCACATACACAGTTTCTTGCTTCTGCTGTTGCCCTTGATCCGGGAGGTGGGGGTGTGTGCAAACTTGCACAGCCTCCCCCCAGGCTTTAGCCTGACGGTTTGGGGCTGATTTAGAAGCGAATGGGTTGGTAATTAAGAAATGCAAGGGCTGACTAACGCTGCAGTtgctggaaaaggaaaacaaatagatAACATGGTAATCGCTTTGTAAATAAAGTAGTTCTGGAGGTGGGCACGTAGCAGCACGTCCCATATAGCGCAGGGCTTGCAGACACTGTGGTAGGACTCTTCCTTTTCAGTGAAATTGTTAAGTGAGgcaatatgataataataacctTGTTCCGCAGAACGCTGCACAACTCGCCTCTTTGCCCATTTGGCTCATTGACATGCAAATAAAACCCCTAATACCAGTAGTACTTGCTGGTCagatctttctctccctttttctcacaCAAGGAAGCTGAGTTGTTCTCGAGCACAATAATTACCCGCCCCTATGCCTAGTATCTAGTAAAGATCTTAGTTTGCACGCTGAAGGAGGACTTATGTGCAGAGTTGTTCCTTTAGAGCTCAATAGCCATTGAAGACTTCCTGCTGTgaatgttgggggtggggtggggaggggagggttgggttttttttgttgtttttgttgtttttctctttttttggtctttgcccgcaagactattttttttaagcccttatttcATGAGAACTGGAAATAGTGATAAATTTCCCTTTTCAGGAATTTGCAAAAGATAGGTAATTGGAATGTACTTCCACCCATTACCACATGGTCTGCATCCAACAATGTTTTTGAACATTGTTATTGAATTTTTCCATAGCATCTCATCTCTGGGTAGGCAAGTCTTGAAACACTAAGAAATATTCTTTTTGGAGCTTGACCTAGAGAACACATGGTATTACTATATGCAACAGTTTCACCTCTTCTGTCCACCCTCCCCATTAACCTATGGTTAATAGATGTGCAATTATAGAATCAGAGGCCTGGAAGAGATCTCCAGGGATTGTTTAGTCCATTTCACAGCTTTTAGGCAGTAGTGTATCTAAAATCAGCTCTCCAAAATATTGGTCCCTCCTATTATTAAACATATCCACAAAGATTCCACATGTCTCTGAATATTTCAGTGATTTGCTGCCCCATGAAACGTTTCTGAATGTCTAAtcctattttttttcctgctgcttTTAAGAATTAGAGATGGCTACCATTTAAGTGGAGTGTTCTCATGGGAAAATCCAGGGGGATTAGGAGGCAGAGAACCGGAGTTTGAATCCCCCAGCTTCCTCCACCACTGGCTgttatctctgtgaccttgggcaagtctcctagggcctcagttttctgatttttaaagtaaaGGGTTGAACTAGAGCTTTCTCACTCTATATTTCTGATCTCAAGCAGAGTCATATAGTTTCAAGTCCATAAAAAGACCCACAAAATAACCACTCTacaaggtttggggttttttggggggggaagatAAGGAAGAACTTTAAATTCACAACTAAGTCCTATTTAAGATTTGGCTCCAATACACTTAgtaactggatgaattccattaCTTTTCTGAAcctttcataggatcatagattaagaactggaagggattttagaggtcaaGTCCAAGGTCTttgttttacagctgaggaaactgaggaagggagAGGTCCAAAGTCCTGCTTGAGGTCATATGTCTAGGAGGGATTCCAATGCAGGTCCTCCGATTTTAAGTCCTGGATTCTACCTTTCCTCACCTGCAATACTGCATCTCAGAGGATTATTATTAaggaagtactttataaatatgttaTGATTTTTAGATATTCGCTTCTCCTGTACTTAGTGGAAATGAAGAACTGCTTGTTCAAAACAGTATTGTACCAGTGCCTAT
The window above is part of the Gracilinanus agilis isolate LMUSP501 chromosome 4, AgileGrace, whole genome shotgun sequence genome. Proteins encoded here:
- the CITED2 gene encoding cbp/p300-interacting transactivator 2 — encoded protein: MADHMMAMNHGRFPDGTNGLHHHPAHRMGMGQFPSPHHHHQQQQQHAFNALMGEHIHYGAGNMNATSGIRHAMGPGTVNGGHPPSTMPPTARFNNSQFMGPPVASQGGSLPASMQLQKLNNQYFNHHPYPHNHYMPDLHPASHQMNGTNQHFRDCNPKHSSSSGNSGGSSSNSSSNMPSSVPHVPAAMLPPNVIDTDFIDEEVLMSLVIEMGLDRIKELPELWLGQNEFDFMTDFVCKQQPSRVSC